Proteins encoded within one genomic window of Oncorhynchus mykiss isolate Arlee chromosome 27, USDA_OmykA_1.1, whole genome shotgun sequence:
- the LOC110508012 gene encoding P2Y purinoceptor 2-like produces the protein MATFANHSTNESSGHSWRCQFKEDFKYILLPVSYTLVFVIGLALNVTAMYVILFRTKRWKPSTVYMFNLTVCDTLYILTLPFLIYYYADENDWPFSEPFCKLIRFLFYANLYGSILFLCCISLHRFLGVCYPMRSLSWVSSRRARLVSVAVWACVLMCQAPVLYFSRTRDEGTERVCFDTSSPELFHHFLVYSSVVSVLMFAFPFMVVMVCYGLMVRKLLEPTWGAGGSQSRGVGGLAAHRSKHKSVKMIIIVLAVFMLCFLPFHLTRSLYYSLRYLEQMDPSQVSCELLKVSSMAYKVTRPLASANSCVDPILYFMAGQGFRRNFTNRSRASQMKPGSVTAALSTQL, from the exons ATGGCTACCTTCGCCAACCACTCAACAAATGAGAGCAGCgggcacagctggcgctgtcAATTCAAGGAGGACTTCAAGTACATCCTGCTTCCTGTCAGCTACACTCTGGTCTTCGTGATTGGCCTAGCCCTGAATGTCACGGCCATGTACGTGATCCTGTTCCGTACAAAACGCTGGAAGCCCTCCACGGTGTACATGTTCAACCTGACAGTGTGCGACACCCTCTACATCCTCACCCTACCCTTCCTAATCTACTACTACGCCGACGAGAACGACTGGCCCTTCAGCGAGCCGTTCTGCAAACTCATCCGCTTCCTGTTCTACGCTAACCTCTACGGTTCCATCCTGTTCCTGTGCTGCATCAGCCTGCACCGCTTCCTGGGTGTGTGCTACCCGATGAGGTCACTGAGCTGGGTCAGCTCCCGGAGAGCCCGGCTGGTGTCTGTGGCGGTGTGGGCGTGTGTGTTGATGTGCCAGGCTCCCGTGCTCTACTTCTCACGCACCAGGGacgaggggacagagagggtgtGTTTCGACACGTCCAGTCCAGAGTTATTTCATCACTTCCTGGTGTACAGCTCGGTGGTGTCTGTCCTGATGTTTGCCTTCCCCTtcatggtggtgatggtgtgctATGGACTGATGGTGAGGAAGCTTCTGGAGCCCACCTGGGGGGCAGGAGGGAGCCAGTCGAGGGGAGTCGGGGGGCTCGCTGCTCATCGCTCCAAACACAAGTCTGTGAAGATGATAATCATTGTGTTAGCAGTGTTCATGCTGTGTTTCCTACCCTTCCACCTGACCAGAAGTCTGTACTACTCCCTCAGATACCTGGAGCAGATGGATCCCTCCCAG GTGAGCTGTGAGCTGCTGAAGGTGTCCAGCATGGCCTATAAGGTGACACGCCCCCTGGCCAGCGCCAACAGCTGTGTGGATCCCATCCTCTACTTCATGGCTGGACAGGGTTTCCGTAGAAACTTCACTAACAGAAGCAGGGCATCACAAATGAAACCAGGAAGCGTGACGGCGGCACTCTCGACGCAGCTCTGA